The Geoglobus acetivorans genome window below encodes:
- a CDS encoding HTH domain-containing protein has product MENEICKSEIEDPINRRILEGLLRNQTLDEIAEELNVAVRTVQNRIKQLEKRGCIVEKKKGVWEVNYRKIGLDTIAVVLLSVKNSREDLVKLIEHLKRLDYVENVFEIIGGEFDLCVIVRFRGLEEAMKENDLFIRWMNRNGILVDDFKAYISGKTHKDHRRSII; this is encoded by the coding sequence ATGGAGAATGAAATCTGCAAATCGGAAATTGAGGATCCTATCAACAGAAGAATTCTTGAAGGTTTGCTGAGGAACCAGACGCTGGATGAAATCGCTGAAGAGCTTAATGTGGCTGTGAGAACAGTTCAGAACAGGATCAAACAGCTTGAAAAGAGGGGCTGCATAGTCGAGAAGAAAAAGGGCGTGTGGGAGGTGAATTACAGAAAGATTGGGCTTGACACAATTGCTGTGGTTCTTCTCTCTGTTAAAAATTCAAGGGAGGACCTGGTCAAGCTGATTGAGCATCTGAAGCGCCTGGATTATGTGGAGAATGTGTTCGAGATCATTGGCGGAGAGTTCGACCTGTGTGTGATCGTCAGATTCAGGGGACTTGAGGAAGCGATGAAAGAAAACGATCTGTTTATAAGGTGGATGAACAGAAATGGAATTCTCGTTGATGACTTTAAAGCATACATCAGCGGTAAAACTCACAAGGATCACAGGAGAAGTATTATCTGA